In Phaseolus vulgaris cultivar G19833 chromosome 7, P. vulgaris v2.0, whole genome shotgun sequence, the genomic stretch AATATCTGACTCACTTGGTGTTATTGAATAAGAGATTTATTTCTTCTCACAAATACAAATCACAAATGTGTAGGaattcaatttgttcatccaatTAACTTCTAATTcaagttttgaaaataaaaataaaaatataacaatatgTTTTAGTAACTAAAGCTCGTTCTTaattataagttaaaaaaattaattgaattgtCCAATATGTTAAAATTAAGTTGTGTAAATGAATCCTAAATATTGTGTAATGAGTAATTTGTACCAAGttcaaaaccaaaattaaatgaatccaaaaagaaattcaaataaactgAAGTCCTATATAAATATGACGACTTCTTCATTCTAAAAAAAAAGAAGTTTGATACAAATCATCTCCACAAGAAGATGACTAAGAACACAACAGACACTTCACAATTAGGTCAGTCATCTTAGCATACAAGACCAGGCCCCACCAAACCTTAAGTGAGCTTCAACAGAAGAACCTGACATAAACCAGAATATCAGaggttcttccttctagtcttttcacaagacaagtttatgcAGATAAATTGACTCACTTTGGGGGTGCAATTAGAAGAATAAAGCTAGAATATGGTGTACTTAGTATAAtattgggcttgtgccaaaccCACCAAAAACCTAGCTTCTAAAAATCCTTTTCCAAAATTGTCCcttaacctagtttctagaagatgtAGGCTAGCTTGGGAGGTACTCcactttgacctaccttctagaaggtttctcacaaatgaaaCCCCTACCCCTTCATCATTAATTGGGTTTTCtttttgccctctagaagtgaactgTCACActttacttaaccacttggttatgTTTGTGTCCAGTGAGAATCTTCTTTGGATTTTTCATCAtattctacttaaataaaaaactatatacaaagtgcaacccataaaaatgtacaattcaaaaatcaattaaCAAAGTTGTTCTTGGTTGCCACAACTTCTCTTTATTTGAACAGGTTTTAGGTTAACACGacttataaataaatcattttcaGTTTTGAATACGAGATATTTTTATGAGagattattattttagtattgGTACATGTTGCAtggtaatattttattttcaattttgtaatTATATGTCTAAAATATCATCTGctaatttaatttatgtatgACAATAAAtccttcatttaaaaaaaaaaactaataaaagtatgtttttaaaagtaaacttatgtataaattaattttagtgcATGAAACAATGTTTGTCTGCTTATATTTTTCTCTATAGAATTGCTTTTAAGCAAGTATattcaaacaaaattttaagaTAAGACTTTTGTAAAAGTTTCTTCAATAGGAATTGAGActataaatcatttaaaaaatattaccgACTAATTTATATTACATTTTTGTTTGAGGTTATGTAATGTTTTTTCTACTAATTTTCAgtattattttactattttattatatataattaggtCATTTTTATACCAATTTCAAGTCTTTTATTAATATTCAATTGTATGTATGTAATTTAGAAACTTTAATATACTAATTTTacgtaatatatatatatatatatatgtttattacttatatatatgtttattatatatatatatatatgtttattatttatatatatatatatgtttattatttatatatatatatatgtttattatttatatatatatgtaattctgtaatttttatattactaatatcaagtattttattaatatgttattatatataGGTAATTGAGTAATTTTTTCTACTAATTTGAACTATTTCATTAACATGTTATTATATTCAGtaattttttatactaatttcaagaattttataaatattttattatatatatatatatgtagttTAGTATAAAGAATTCTACTAATTTGAACTATTTTATTAAGtgttacactacaagaaaatcatgaaatataatgaaatataaaccaattttagagacaaaaaataattaattgctatagtgactaaattagagactattttagagaccaaaaaaattttggtttttaaattagtttctattattgttaaatggtttttaaattgttatctaattagcaaccaagggttttgctaccaaatttagaatctaaataattggtagttaaaaccttggtagctaattagataccagtttagaaactatttaacaataatagaaactaatttagaaactatttttttttagtttctaaaatgatctctaatttagtcactatagcaactaattattttttggtttctaaaattgatttatattctatgattttcttgtagtgtcataTTATATACTTGTAATATGCTAATTTTGCTTCCAATAATTTAAAGTCTTTTATCAATATCTTATAATATATGAGtaattcattaattttgtttgtaCTAATTTcaactattttattaatatgttattatctatattatgtaatatgttaattttttttatacaaatttgaAGTATTTCAGTGATATTTTATGATTATAAGCTTCCATTCTTATTTTGTAAATTGTGTTAATTATTTATTCCATTTTTCTGAAATATTAAGCTTCCATTCTTATTTTGTAAATTGTGTTAATTATTTATTCCATTTTTCTGAAATATTAAGTTAGTTACAATAATGTTTATCAATTGGATGACTGATTGTGTTATTTGTAGGTTATCCATTCCAATGACTACTCATTAGAGACTTCCTTCAGATATGTCTCTTTTACGTATCCAAAACAAACATGTCATTAAGGAAGTTTGGAAATGGAATGAAAGAGTTTTCTTTGTCTATGACGACATGTGATATGGTAACAATCATGTGAATTTTGTTGATCCACGTATTAAAGACACGATGAATGTTGCTAGATTTGGATACCTGTTGACCAGTGCATATATAGGCATCAACCATCATTTGATCATTGCTTTAGTGAGGAAGTGGAGAATAGAGACATATGTTTCATCTTCCACATAGAGAAACAACCATGACGTTAGAAGATGTGTTGGTGTTATTGGGTCTTCCCATTGATGGACGAAAACTTGTTTGGGTCATACCCCTAGAAAATATTgtcaaaagaaatacaataagATTGTTTAGCCTAAACAATAACTTCCAACAACTTCCCGTGATGCATTCGAAGATGTTGTCGCTCAATATGCACAAGTGCATATCTTACCCTCATTGAGAGTTTACTCATGTTGGAAAAATTAGAAGATTGAGTGCATTtgatgtatttattattattgggtgttttgaataatttttccAATTATAGTTGGAGTTTGGATGTGCTTGTTTGTCTATATCGTGCATTAGATCACAACACAGGCTTCAACCGGGACAACATTGGTGATTACATGTTACTCCTTTAGTGTTGGGTATGAGAACTCATTAAGTATCTGTCTCCTTCTTTTCCTTCCCTAACCGTAGACGAGATTGTCGTTGGACTTGGTTTTCCAtttgtaaaaaggtataaacacTACAACACATTTACTTTCCCCAAAACCCATGTACATGCCTACATTTCTAACTTCTCTACTAAACCCTTAAACATGATATTGCTTACTACAGGTGGTTAGGTTATAAATATGATATAAGGTGTGTTATGTTTTGTAATAAAGCTTACTCATGTGCAGTATCATatgattttcataataaaagaTGAGTAAAGACTCACTAGACAATCTTATAATGAAAAGATCTGATAGACAGTATAGTTCACACCATCAGATGATCATATCTTGGTTTCAGTATTAGAAATCACTAAAATGACCATGCACttgaaataaaacatttaaaacaagGAACATATAGGCAAAAAGTTAGTTCGAATGAGAAAAGATAAGTGATGGTTTGACAAAACTGATCAGACGATCTCGCAAGAAGGTCTCGTCAAATGATAAGtgccaatgtgtagtttttatgattgagaaaattgaacactttggaacttaattgttgcttaatggaagaaaattaccctaatctgagaattattgaatccgattatatattttgaactatgaaacaaatgaagaaatttaatctcaatttttgtgtaaattccagatgaatatgaagcattgaaagaaagaaagaaaaaaattaattggatcataagaagatttagctcaagctagaagaTTTAGCTAAAGCcagaagatttagctcaagctaaaaatgtccagagttgattaaaggCGCAGTACTGATCTATCCTAGGCTAgaattgctagctcaagctaaaagtGCACTAAAAgatctagcttaagctaaattgGCTAGCTTGAGTTAAAGTTCATTATATGAATTTTGAAACACAACTCAAAAGGAGGCGGTGGAAAATGATTCGATTTTTATAGAGAGAGAttagtgagagaagaagaagatatgatggcaaatttcatgaaggtcttcttgaatcatgtaagatatggtgcggaagctatgtatgagtgtgtgcaagatcctccttagagtgatgttgatcttgaaggtgcatgataggtatgattatagggaggttcggccagcccaaggagatgtgaaggaaatgaagtttagagcctaaaattctaggagaagcaaagcttggcacaaaatggcagcataactttactcacaataaacttgaaaatacaaggtgtaggctcctccttttataggctaaggaggaccataatgcaaccctaatgctagccaaatgaaatgtaaatgtgaagcacatgggtgcacatggcacatgggtgcacatggcacatgggtgcacaaatgagcacatggggaggggtgtgtctagtttttatgctcacccctccatgggctttctagaccgaccttggtaaatttagaggttttattagaaactctaagtttacctaggttggtgttttaggtgccaaaattaattctaagaaaattacaaataaagttcctatgctaattttgacaagaaattaaagtctactctacactagagtttatggcatttgaacatgtaaaagaacgtcttcttggatcctcttggccataactctatggttggcccaaatctaccctttggtgggcttgcatgtgggcttgtgcttgggcctcttccatcaagaTACCTCTATTCTAGGAGAAGAATTTGCCATAGAGTGAAGATTGGAAGAgctgtcatgagtggctaagtgctttctaacttgggattgaatgtaatctaCTCTGttcaaatgtattcttggtgatatatatatatatataatgttttcttttctacttgttcttggtattttcgtttcatgcttattgcttgattctATCTGATCAATGAAGTCCTgcttttgatccttaaatttaactggaaagtacttTTAAGGATTTGAAATAgacgaaaatacttgataacttgtaatgctaggaatagatttcaggttattgattgcatcaaaattctgttcctaaagctggatgatttgttaaatatatgaggaatcagtgtttgagaaattatcttatgaatttcatctgtgaggaatcaaggtgagatcaagaataagtagttttgagtattatatattgtattgttaaaaaatacagatgattgagatagacacaattcaatcccaagtatctttctctatatttgataagttagtTTTGGTTTTTGTTGTATCAAACCCTAAATCTCTTAGTTacttgtgaaatctttaatttggttatgaacatgttcttaaaattattttctatacttaatgagttttatAACAGAACATCTTAATTAGAAATTTTCCCTGTGGGTTCGACATTCATACTTTAAAGAGTACTATATTACATTTGATTCGGTACACTTGCCGAGAAAAATCAACAAGTTTTTGGCGTCGTTGCCAGGGAACAATTTCTGTTAAGAATTTCTGAAGTATAACTTATTAAGTATTGTGAATAGTTTGTTTCCTTTGTGAATAGACAATTGTTTAGATATTATTCTTTTATCTTGTGCTAATCCTTGCTTGAGTTGTCATAGACACATGCTATTTAGAGGACAGGTTCCTGAAGATCAATTGGAATTTGATCCAAAAATTGAGAAGACAGCTAAAAAAAATCAGAGcaagaagagagaagaaaagaagaagcaagGACAAACAAAAGGAGAATCGTCCAACACTCTCAACTCACACAATCAAAAAGAGTTACAAATGGATGAAAATAGGCAAAATCCACCTAGAAGGACATTGGGAGACTATGCTATGCAATAAGGACCGAGGCATTTCTCCAGCATAACCATACCTCCTACCACCAAATCATTAGAAATGAAGCCAACTTTTCTTAGCTTAATCAACACTCATCAATTCACTGGAATGGATCACGAAGACCCTTATACTCATCTATCCACATTCTATGAGTTGGTTGGGACCATGGGCTTCGAGGAAAATGATATTGAATCTTTTTATTTGCGTCTATTTCCTTTTTCACTTGCAGGAAAAGCAAAAGAATGATTAAAGTCACATCCAATCCAGAGTCTAAGTAGCAGGAATGATGTAGAAGAGAAATTCCTAAATAGATTTTTCCCACTCTCTCGATATATCAAGGCCAAGTCTGATATCTCCACATTCAGACAAGGGCCAGATGAACCTTTTTGTGAAGCTTGGGAACATTTTAAAGTGATGTTAAGAAGATGTCCAAATCATGGCTTTGAGGATATTTCTCAGTTCAACATATTCCACAATGGTTTGAGGCCTGATACTAAAATGATCTTGGATGCTTGAGCATGAGGTACAATGATGACTGTTGATGCAAATCAAGCTACAAGAATCATTGATGCCTTAACCTCAACAGATTACCAAGTTCAACACGACATATATACACTGCAAAAGAAAGGGATGTTGGATCTTAGTACTTCAGATGCAATTTTAGCACAGAATAAAATTTTGACTCAGCAAATTGAGGCATTAACCAAACAAATGTCAAAACTGCCTCAACAATTAATGTAGTAAATTCTCCTTCAATTTAGAAtcaagctttgaagtgtgatttttgtggggGAGATCATCTTAATGGTCAATGCTCTTACCAAAATCCATCAGAGGAAGAAGTTCAGTATATGAATAATCAAGGAAGGCAATGTGGCTTTTCATCTAACTATCCAAATAACATGGCTCAAGGATGGAGGAATAATCCAAATCAAGGATTTGGGTGGAAGCAAGAGGCTGGATCATCTAACAGACAAGCTCCTTATCAGTAGCAACCACATTATCCTTCCGTTCATGAGAGAACATCCAAATTGGATGATACTTTTGAGAAGTTCATGCAAGCCTCTCTATCCAATCAGAAAAATACTGAAGCATCAATAAGAAATTTAGAGACACAGGTGGGGCAATTGGCTAAATAGTTAGCTGATAATCAAGGAAGTCACTTTTCAGCGAATACACAAACGAATCCCAAGGAGCATTGCAAATCTATCACCACCAGAAGTGGGAAAGTTATAGGGAAAGGAATTGGAGATAATTTAGTTGTGGAGGAGGAGGTTTTAAGTGAGaaagagaatgaaaaagaaCAGATTAAGTGTGAGAGAGGAGAAAGAAGGAATAAGGAAGATATTGTAGATattggagagaaaaaaaagaaaaaaagaaaaaagttgaaaaataaGAGAGGAGTGTTCCTATAAAAGATGTACCTTATCCACATGCTCTTACAAAGAAATGCAAGGAAAAACAATTTGCAAGATTTATGGATATTTTCAAAAGATTGCAAATTAACATTCCGTTTACTGAAGCTTTAGAGCATATGCCTACATATGCTAAATTCATGAAGGAATTATtgacaaagaaaagaaagttcaatgaaCAAGAAATAGTTGAATTGGAAGCTGGATGCAATGCTATAATTCAAAAAATCATTACCACAGAAATCCAGAGATTTGGGAGTTTCACTTTGCTAGTTACCATAGGAAATCTCACTGTTGGAAAGGCATTATTGGATCTTGGAGCTAGTATTAATTTGATGTCTTTATCAATGTTGAAGAAAATTGTAGATGTAGAAGTGAGACCAACAAGAATGACTTTGCAGTTGGCGGATAGATCAATCAAATATCCACATGGAATAGTTGAAGATTTGTTGGTAAAGGTGGATAAATTTCTCTTCCCAGTAGATTTTGTTGTTATGGATATTGAAGAAGATGTTGAAGTACCTTTGATATTGGGAAGACCATTTATGAAAACTACCAAAGTTATAATTAATGTAGACAAAGGAAGATTGAAAGTTTGTGTTCAAGATGAAGAAGTAagctttaatgtttttgaagcaATGAAATATTCAAGTGATCAGAAAGAGTGTTTCAGAATGGATGTGATTGCTGCTGAACCTTTAATGACGTTAATCAGGCGTTAAGCTatatgacgttaaacgagcgcttGCTAGGAGACAACCCagtgttttgttttgaagtgtgtctttaatttttgttttgatttagtagtaatggaggtttttttttttaagtgtttttttttttgttttaatatttgatgTCTTTAAAACCAGTTTGATATGTGAAATGGTCATGTAGGTTTGAAATGTTAGGTGAAATGAATGGATGGAAGAAAGCTTTAAAAAGTTTGAAACTTTTGGCaaagacaaaatgaaaattttcaagaaaatttcattgcagggtaattttagcttaagctagaacTTTTAGCCTAAGCTAGATAtgtagaaaaagaaagaaattttgttctgtaactttagcttgagctaaattgAACTAGCCTGAGCTAAACAACTCTGTTGCTCTCTGCCAAATTCTAGCCTGAGCTAAAATGAGCTAGCCTGAGCTAAAAAACTCTGTTGCTCTCAGCCAAaatttagcttgagctaaaaagGCCTTACTTGAGCTAAACAAATTTGTTGCTCTCGGCCAAGTTTTAGCCTGAGCTAAACTGATCTAGTTTGAGCTAAACAGTTGCTCTCGGCCAAAATTTGTTGCTCTATGCCAAACTTTAGCCTGAGCTAAAAAGATCTAGCCTAAGCTAGTGagatttttctaaaaaaaataaaaaaattccagCATTTTAAAATCACATTTGAAAACCCTGCACCCTAACTCATTTTCAATCAAGCGTTCCCAGTTTTAAAAATTCCATCCCAAAGCTTTCATACTCATTCAAACATTTCATCTACATTTCCATTATCAAGGTAAATGctttatgtataaatttatcATCTCCATAGCCATCATTGTTGCCATTTCCATTCAAGCATGTTGCCTTCTCCATTCATTTTAAGATTTGATTGCTAAAGTACTATAAACTCAAAGATTCAAACCAAGTTCAAAATGATGATGTTGGCACAGAGCGGAACAAAGTCATAAGAGGAGATTGATACTTCTCATGCACAATGAACAGAAAACtggttttatctttttgtttaactttaatttcagtattaatttagtttaagtAGTTTAGTTTAGTAAGTTGACTTTAGCAGtttagtttaatatttcttaCTTTAGCTTTTATTGATGGCAAACTTAAGTTAGTATAGTG encodes the following:
- the LOC137829228 gene encoding uncharacterized protein gives rise to the protein MDIFKRLQINIPFTEALEHMPTYAKFMKELLTKKRKFNEQEIVELEAGCNAIIQKIITTEIQRFGSFTLLVTIGNLTVGKALLDLGASINLMSLSMLKKIVDVEVRPTRMTLQLADRSIKYPHGIVEDLLVKVDKFLFPVDFVVMDIEEDVEVPLILGRPFMKTTKVIINVDKGRLKVCVQDEEVSFNVFEAMKYSSDQKECFRMDVIAAEPLMTLIRR